The genomic interval ATATCAGTTCaggatttatatatgtatatcattctTAAATCTATccaatatcaacaaaaataatgaCTTTTGTGAAATTATGGACCTAATATAGCCATCTTGACCTCTCTTTTGACCTGTAATAATGGACTCTCGCCCTAAATTTGGACTCATGCCAATTTGAAATACCGGTATAACGACCTTGGGAAACTCTTTATGAGATTATGGAGACATTAAAAAACTAATATAAAATTCTTTGTAGTGCCGTTAGCGTGttatttatagatctgttattGGTATGTTAATTTGGTTAATTGTTGGTgtgttatttattcattattatcaatttttttatttcatttaatgttttatcgTTAACACCGCTTTTCAAATGATTGTTTAGTTGTATTGTTGGAATATCTTCTTTAAATGCAGAAGAGAAAGATCAATATAAAAAAGAAGGCTATAaaactttgttgttgttgttgttgttttttctgttatttttacAACTCTTATATCCTTAAGTTATTGTAGtaatctaatatataatattaagtCAGGCTCTCCACATATAATTGTATCACTGAAAAAttacaaagaataccgacataataacgaataCCGACAAAATAACGAATAACATAATACAAATTCAAAATCGATGATATAGATTCCCATGTAGACTTTTAAAAGAGGTACAGAGCGAATAAGACAATGTGCTCCGGAAGAAAAAGCGTCTTCTGCTCCATCGATGACACCCGTCATACCCTAAGTCATACCCTATACAGGATATATCCGATCGACATGGTTAACTACGTGTATATTATCTAAAGTTAAAACATCGTCAATATACCTGAAATTGAAAGACTTTGCAAGGCcacctgttctgataagctcTTCCATATTTTCTGCtttgtatgaaaacaaaatcaagcCGCCCAACAAAAGGGTACAATTTGTTCCCATGAAAATGCTAAAAGTCTGTTGGGAGATCTGGTCAGCAAACTCAACAGCTCAAAGATGTTGTTGATCAGAAATTCCAtctttttcacgatttctttttCGCTGTATTTTCTAAGAGCCCCAGTCatatgtttaacaaaatatgatcCCGTGTAATTCACAACTGTGTACTAATATCATCATCcatgtctgttgtctgtccgtATGTCACTCCACGAAGTGAATCTATTAAGTCTTTACATAAATAGTTTTATCTACAGATTATATCGTAAGTAAAGAATGATTTTGCTATAAGAAAAGCGACATTATGCCATTAGTAAAGAAAGATTAAAGAAAGAGTATGCTTTAAGAAAAGAAAGTTTATGCTGTAAGCAAAGAAAAAGTATGCTGTATGTAAAGAAATATAATtctgaaaataaagaaagaGTATGCTATAATTAAAAAATAGATTATGCTGTAAGTTAGAAAGAGTATGCTGTTAGTAAAAAATAGATTATGCTGTAAGTATAGAAAGAGTATgctgtaaataaaaaatagattatGCTGTAAGTATAGAAAGAGTATGCTGTAAGTAAAAAATAGATTATGCTGTAAGTATAGAAAGAGTATGCTGTAAGTAAAAACAATTATGCTGAAAGTAAATAAAGATTAAAGAAATACTATGTTGTTAGTAAAGTATGCTGAAAGTAATGAAGAAATATGTCGTACGTAAAGAAAGCTTCTGCTTTACGTAAATAAGTGTTATGCTGTAAGTAGAACGAAACAATAAATTGATGTTTGGGAAAATCAACAGAACAATGCGGTAACACGAAAGTCGATTGTTCATACACATTTCGACGAGTTTTCATCGAAAGAACTTTAAATGGCATTGCTAATCGCCATATGATCATCATTTTGTTTGAGTATTTTAACtatgtaattaaatgtttacataGACATGTTTCGTAAGTTGATGGTCATTGTTTTCTCTCTATACAATGTTTATTAAACTCCACTGATTCAAcagattttgaaaacaattgtttattcAAGATCATTACCGTTGTATATTGCTACCTTAGATACAGTAACATATGTTTTACACTGTTGTACAAACCTGTGGACAGGTACTACAATAGTATTTACCTGTCATTAAAACTTTCTTTATTTGCGTCACTATATCTGGACATCAGTGTATTAATGGTACGATGAATAGGGCCATTACCTGGACACATATTTACTGATACTCCGAAGTAGACATTGATTATTTTGGAGTGAATGTGGTGGCTTATTTCAAGTCAAAATTACGTAGTCTCTCTCCAGTAGGGCAAGTTTTACAGCCACGATCACAGTAAAACAGCAGGACAAAACAGCTGGAAGTAAGATGCCTTTTAAGACAGGCATCAGCGTGTCTTTGGTACTTCTTGTTCTGTCATGTATTTCGGACATAACGTGTAGTGCTGCGAACAAAGAGACGGAACTGTTGGAACATCTCTTCACTGGTTACAACACACACGCGAGACCTGTAACAAACTCCAGTTCTCCTGTAGTCGTGGatgtttcatttttcatatCGTCGTACGAAATAGCAGAAGAAACCCAAGAACTATTAACAATAGGATGGTTCTCGTTGACGTGGAAGAATGAGTTGTTGGCATGGAATGTGAGTGAATATCCAGTTTCACATATTGTGGTGAGTCCCTCGATGGTCTGGCTACCCTCCGTGACTGTCATTAACTCGAATGATGATAGAAATGGTATACTTAAGAGTATATCCAGCGTTCAGATCTTTTCCGACGGGTTGATGGCATGGTGGCCAGACGCGGCCATGAAGACTTCATGCATGATAACCATAAAGAAATATCCATTCGACGAACAGAAATGTACTATTCACATCATAGCGTGGCTCAGATCAGCGGCTGAGCAACAGTTTATATCATCAGCAGACCATATAACGATAACGTCCGATGAATTAAACACAGAATGGGAATATCTCGGATCATCAATACAAGTGGAGACAAATGAGAATGGACAATTATCTTCTgtgaaatttgatttaaaagttaaaagGCGACCCTTTTATCAGATAGTCCACACACTTATACCTATCATACTTTTGTCATACATGAACtgtttcattttcatcattCCTATCAATTCAGGAGAGAACACTTCCTTTGGGGTCGCAATATTTCTGGCATTTGCTGTATTCATTGGCCCAGTGAAGGAGTCCCTCCCTGTGACGTCAACTGAAACGtgtattttgacagtttatCTGATCGTCCAATTCTGTGTCGGGGGTCTGGAGACTTGTTTGTCAAGCATCACTCTACGTCTAGCGTCGAGAACAACACAAGTTCCTGTAAATAGTTGGTGGATTAAACTTGTTAATATATCTTTCcttataaaacaacaaaaaaggaAAGTTTTCCCTGAACTGTCGCCATCTGACACGCAGATTATTATAGAAAAATACACAAAGGAGAATGGCAAAGGAGATGAAAGTAAAGCCCAGGTTATCGGTACCCTTGCACTGCCCAGTTCAGATGTCGACCTATCCGAAGACATAAGTACCTTTGCTCGGCCGCTAAGAGATGTTGATTTAGATTGGACAGCGGTAGCATCCAATCTGAACTTGTTGTTTTtcatgttatttgttttgataaacaCAATACTTCTCATCATATTTCTTATAATTACCATGTCGTAAATTCCTAGTACGCACA from Pecten maximus unplaced genomic scaffold, xPecMax1.1, whole genome shotgun sequence carries:
- the LOC117318322 gene encoding acetylcholine receptor subunit beta-type acr-3-like; protein product: MPFKTGISVSLVLLVLSCISDITCSAANKETELLEHLFTGYNTHARPVTNSSSPVVVDVSFFISSYEIAEETQELLTIGWFSLTWKNELLAWNVSEYPVSHIVVSPSMVWLPSVTVINSNDDRNGILKSISSVQIFSDGLMAWWPDAAMKTSCMITIKKYPFDEQKCTIHIIAWLRSAAEQQFISSADHITITSDELNTEWEYLGSSIQVETNENGQLSSVKFDLKVKRRPFYQIVHTLIPIILLSYMNCFIFIIPINSGENTSFGVAIFLAFAVFIGPVKESLPVTSTETCILTVYLIVQFCVGGLETCLSSITLRLASRTTQVPVNSWWIKLVNISFLIKQQKRKVFPELSPSDTQIIIEKYTKENGKGDESKAQVIGTLALPSSDVDLSEDISTFARPLRDVDLDWTARE